From the Bacillus sp. SM2101 genome, one window contains:
- a CDS encoding DUF5667 domain-containing protein has translation MIKVLRNGMIACALVGVIGVAGTIAHANENNTDIDSTTSLNTNNEDPNSIPGDFWYFVKITLEKIQLAISFDDMHDAELLARFSSERLLEAEKLIANGDNDLAEELILKATKLIDDSEGIIEDREDAEAKSPSDEDSSNDIYGDISQPKIDNNGDSSEEQQDELTVIKTQLAQNIISLTAALEKVGNNNAQEALKKNIEKSYKRIGDKMTKLGALQEEQKNIENDIELIMNELYEDIENDVQDQKHDKNKKQNHKDQKELEKEQKKKAHEMKKEQKKKEKELRKEEKSKK, from the coding sequence TTGATAAAAGTTTTAAGAAATGGCATGATTGCATGTGCTCTAGTAGGAGTAATAGGGGTAGCAGGTACTATTGCACATGCAAATGAAAATAATACCGACATTGATAGCACTACAAGCTTAAACACTAACAATGAAGATCCAAATTCAATACCAGGAGACTTTTGGTATTTTGTCAAAATTACACTTGAAAAAATACAGCTTGCAATTTCGTTTGATGATATGCACGATGCTGAGTTATTAGCACGGTTTTCATCTGAAAGATTGTTAGAAGCCGAGAAGTTAATCGCTAATGGTGACAATGATTTAGCTGAGGAATTGATCCTTAAGGCTACAAAGCTCATAGATGATTCTGAAGGTATAATTGAAGATAGAGAGGATGCAGAAGCAAAGAGTCCTAGTGACGAAGATAGTAGTAACGATATTTATGGAGATATAAGTCAACCTAAAATAGATAATAATGGAGATAGTAGCGAAGAACAACAAGATGAATTGACGGTTATTAAAACACAACTCGCACAAAATATTATATCTTTAACTGCTGCATTAGAGAAAGTTGGAAATAATAATGCACAAGAAGCACTAAAGAAAAATATTGAAAAAAGTTACAAACGGATTGGCGACAAGATGACAAAACTTGGAGCATTACAAGAAGAACAAAAAAATATTGAAAATGATATAGAACTAATAATGAATGAGTTGTATGAAGATATTGAAAATGATGTTCAGGATCAAAAACATGACAAGAACAAGAAGCAAAATCACAAAGATCAGAAAGAATTAGAGAAAGAACAGAAGAAAAAAGCACATGAGATGAAAAAAGAACAGAAAAAAAAAGAGAAGGAACTAAGGAAAGAGGAAAAAAGCAAAAAATAG
- a CDS encoding ABC-2 transporter permease yields MMQLLLKDIQIQKRFIFLGFVFIGFFFFLLGAFEGLPLAVPAALFSHFLIVLASKSDEKNNNSRLLASFPLRRRDIVTSKYIGIFMFMAISFFLTTLWWWITGFFLPANELPWFSVQSVIISILILLLFYSIYFPIFFMTGSRIVQVLDLIVILTIGGVIILGLRILEWIDINIGLILSDLMSYNVISLSFWISTICLMLIIMSWVLSIVVYERRNI; encoded by the coding sequence ATGATGCAGTTACTTTTGAAAGACATACAAATTCAAAAAAGGTTTATATTTCTTGGTTTTGTGTTTATCGGTTTTTTCTTTTTTCTATTAGGCGCTTTTGAAGGTTTACCTCTTGCTGTTCCAGCAGCACTATTTAGCCACTTCTTAATTGTACTCGCTAGTAAATCTGATGAGAAAAATAATAATAGTCGATTGTTGGCTTCTTTTCCACTTAGAAGAAGGGATATCGTAACCTCAAAATATATAGGAATTTTTATGTTTATGGCAATCTCCTTCTTTCTAACCACCTTATGGTGGTGGATCACCGGTTTTTTTCTTCCTGCAAATGAACTCCCTTGGTTTAGTGTTCAATCTGTAATAATATCTATTCTCATTTTACTTCTGTTTTATAGTATTTATTTTCCTATTTTTTTCATGACAGGATCACGTATAGTACAGGTCCTAGATTTAATAGTTATATTGACGATAGGTGGAGTAATCATATTAGGTTTACGAATATTAGAATGGATAGATATAAACATCGGTTTAATACTCTCCGACTTAATGAGTTACAATGTAATATCTCTGTCATTTTGGATATCAACCATATGTTTAATGTTAATAATCATGTCTTGGGTTCTTTCTATTGTTGTTTACGAACGTAGAAATATATAA
- a CDS encoding SDR family oxidoreductase: MGNTYFFTGFPGFIASQIIRYMMKESYEIDHIYALVLPDMINEAEKEIERLSEDKLIDKTQFTILPGDITKDNLGIADEYMASLRTTVTHVFHLAAIYDLAVPKDVAYLVNVQGTSMVNEFVKEMSKLQRYIYFSTAYVAGDRAGTVLESELEKNQTFQNYYEETKYEAEVLVKKIFNEVPTTIIRPGIVKGDSITGETIKFDGPYFILNFLDRLRYLPILPNIGRGQVELNLVPVDYIIAASCYLGHASVGEGKTYHLTDPSPYKASEVYTMLMGELLHKKPRGRIPISLTRAFLQIKNLRKVLRVEKESLDYFSYEARFDCSTAKNDLKGSGITCPDFKSGVKEMVAYYNEHKHDKNKQLIIR; encoded by the coding sequence ATGGGGAATACTTATTTTTTCACAGGCTTTCCTGGGTTTATTGCAAGTCAAATTATTCGCTATATGATGAAGGAGAGCTATGAAATTGATCATATTTACGCACTTGTTTTGCCTGATATGATTAACGAAGCTGAAAAGGAAATAGAGAGGCTATCTGAAGATAAGTTAATTGATAAGACTCAATTTACCATTTTACCTGGTGATATTACTAAGGATAATCTAGGTATAGCTGATGAGTATATGGCCTCATTAAGGACTACTGTTACACATGTTTTTCACCTAGCAGCTATTTATGATCTAGCAGTACCAAAAGATGTTGCATACCTTGTAAATGTACAAGGTACAAGTATGGTGAATGAATTTGTAAAAGAAATGAGCAAGCTTCAAAGATACATTTACTTTAGTACAGCTTATGTTGCAGGAGACCGTGCAGGAACAGTTTTGGAATCTGAATTAGAAAAAAATCAAACCTTTCAAAATTACTACGAAGAGACGAAATATGAAGCAGAAGTGCTTGTTAAAAAGATTTTCAATGAAGTTCCTACAACCATCATTCGTCCTGGAATTGTTAAAGGGGACTCTATAACAGGGGAAACAATAAAGTTTGATGGACCGTATTTTATCTTGAATTTTCTGGATCGCTTGCGCTATTTACCTATCTTGCCTAACATTGGCAGAGGTCAAGTAGAGCTGAACCTAGTGCCTGTTGACTATATTATTGCTGCTTCCTGCTATCTAGGTCACGCTAGTGTTGGGGAGGGGAAAACATATCATTTAACAGACCCTTCTCCGTATAAGGCTAGTGAAGTTTATACAATGTTAATGGGTGAACTCTTACACAAGAAACCGCGTGGTAGAATACCAATTTCTTTAACAAGAGCTTTCTTGCAGATTAAAAACTTGCGTAAAGTATTAAGAGTGGAGAAAGAATCTCTAGACTATTTTTCGTATGAAGCAAGATTTGATTGTTCTACTGCTAAAAATGATTTAAAAGGTAGTGGAATTACATGTCCTGATTTTAAATCTGGTGTCAAAGAAATGGTCGCTTATTATAATGAACATAAACATGATAAAAATAAACAACTTATTATTAGATAG
- a CDS encoding GntR family transcriptional regulator yields the protein MHLSVSLNSKLPIYSQIVEQIENQILTGHLKEGELLPSIRNLAQNLKISVITTKRAYDELEKKGLLTSVAGKGTFVSGNTKELIREDKCRGLENQLMQVIMKSKVLGINREELINMLTFLYGEDE from the coding sequence ATGCATTTATCTGTATCTCTAAATTCAAAATTACCAATATATTCTCAAATTGTGGAGCAAATTGAAAATCAAATTCTGACAGGACATCTTAAAGAAGGGGAACTTCTTCCTTCTATTCGAAACCTTGCTCAGAATTTGAAGATAAGTGTGATAACAACGAAAAGGGCATATGATGAGTTGGAAAAAAAAGGTCTTTTAACATCCGTCGCTGGCAAAGGAACTTTTGTTTCAGGTAACACAAAAGAATTAATCAGAGAAGACAAATGCCGCGGGTTAGAAAATCAATTAATGCAAGTTATTATGAAAAGCAAAGTTTTAGGAATCAACCGCGAGGAATTAATTAATATGCTCACATTTTTGTATGGAGAGGATGAATAA
- a CDS encoding DedA family protein yields MEELILLFVEWLREFSYFGILIALTFEFVPAELVLPLAGYSVYQGVMNFWLVVLAGTIGGTLGPLTLYALGRFGGRRFLTSFGKYFFIREKELTKAERFFDKHGGIVAFTARFLPGIRTIISIPCGLAKMNVTSFSLYTFAATLPITYCYVYMGFKLGTRWQDIAQIANRFMYIVVIIIIATIIIYVMLHTRENRKT; encoded by the coding sequence ATGGAAGAATTAATTTTATTATTTGTTGAATGGCTAAGAGAATTCTCGTATTTTGGGATTTTAATTGCATTAACATTTGAGTTTGTACCTGCTGAATTAGTTCTTCCTTTAGCGGGCTATTCTGTGTATCAAGGAGTAATGAATTTTTGGCTAGTTGTGTTAGCTGGAACCATTGGAGGAACGCTTGGTCCATTAACATTGTATGCACTTGGACGTTTTGGTGGAAGGCGGTTCCTTACATCGTTTGGAAAGTACTTTTTTATACGTGAAAAGGAGCTAACAAAAGCAGAGCGATTCTTTGATAAACACGGCGGGATTGTAGCTTTTACTGCTAGGTTTTTGCCTGGAATTAGGACGATCATTTCAATACCTTGTGGATTGGCAAAAATGAATGTGACAAGCTTTAGTTTATATACGTTTGCGGCTACACTTCCTATCACATACTGCTATGTTTATATGGGGTTCAAATTAGGCACTAGATGGCAAGATATTGCACAGATAGCTAATAGATTTATGTATATTGTAGTTATTATTATTATCGCCACCATCATAATTTACGTTATGTTACATACTCGAGAAAATCGAAAAACTTGA
- a CDS encoding Ku protein: protein MHTIWKGSISFGLVTIPIKLYAATEDKDIKFRSLHKKCKTPIKYEKICPICNEELTNDNLVKGYEYVKGKFVILSEEEMKELKEEYEEKSIKIIDFVNLDDIDPIYFNRSYFIGPNDNGTRAYALLREALVKSKRIGIAEITIRSKRHLAIVRVYHDGLLMETIHYPDEVRNVSDVPNIPEQIEINNKELDTAMLLIDQLTTDFDPSKYKDDYRTALMKLIEEKVNTDETTSVDDIPRTNVVDLMSALQASIDRTKEQPQSATPANNKGTTKTKQRTSRKKVTS, encoded by the coding sequence ATGCACACAATTTGGAAGGGGTCAATTAGTTTTGGGCTTGTAACGATCCCAATAAAACTATATGCAGCAACTGAAGATAAAGATATTAAATTCCGATCGTTACATAAAAAATGTAAAACTCCAATTAAATATGAGAAGATCTGTCCAATATGTAATGAGGAACTAACAAATGATAACCTAGTAAAAGGTTATGAATATGTTAAAGGAAAATTTGTCATTTTATCTGAAGAAGAAATGAAAGAATTAAAAGAGGAATATGAGGAGAAGAGTATTAAAATTATTGATTTTGTTAATTTAGATGATATTGACCCTATCTATTTTAATCGCTCCTATTTTATTGGTCCAAATGATAATGGAACTAGAGCATACGCTTTATTAAGAGAAGCACTTGTAAAATCTAAACGGATTGGCATTGCCGAAATAACTATTCGTTCAAAGCGTCATCTAGCTATTGTTAGGGTATATCATGATGGCCTCCTCATGGAAACGATCCATTATCCAGATGAAGTGCGAAATGTTAGTGACGTGCCAAATATACCAGAACAAATAGAGATTAATAATAAAGAGCTTGATACAGCTATGTTATTAATTGATCAATTAACGACAGATTTTGACCCAAGCAAATATAAGGATGATTATCGTACTGCATTAATGAAGCTTATCGAGGAAAAGGTTAACACCGATGAAACGACTAGTGTTGACGATATACCAAGAACAAATGTAGTTGATCTCATGAGTGCATTGCAAGCAAGCATTGACAGAACTAAGGAACAACCACAATCCGCAACACCAGCTAATAACAAAGGTACTACAAAAACAAAACAGAGAACATCCCGCAAGAAGGTAACATCATAG
- a CDS encoding ABC transporter ATP-binding protein has protein sequence MHVIEFCGFSKSYKDFNLNDLNFKINSGFITGLIGPNGAGKTTLINAIMNLIPPDKGEVIVFNKSMGGWEREIKQRIGFVYDEDFYYNHLSIKEMGKIIASFYSNWNHAVFKQYLTDFKLPERKKIGNLSKGMKIKFSLAAALAHEPDLLIMDEPTSGLDPVFRRRVLSILSDYIQDGNRSVLFSTHISTDLERIADYIVYISNGQLIFSGSKEELLDEYFILKGPVASQPMKKHLIGLQQSPLGFEGLISKNIYSENSFDSQVVVEKPTLDDILVYTQGDC, from the coding sequence ATGCATGTAATTGAGTTTTGTGGGTTTTCTAAATCTTATAAGGATTTTAATTTGAATGATTTAAATTTTAAGATTAACAGTGGTTTTATCACCGGTTTAATTGGGCCGAATGGCGCTGGAAAAACAACGTTAATTAACGCAATTATGAACCTAATTCCCCCTGATAAAGGAGAAGTTATTGTATTTAACAAATCGATGGGAGGATGGGAAAGAGAAATTAAACAAAGAATTGGTTTTGTATACGATGAAGACTTTTATTATAACCATCTTTCAATAAAGGAAATGGGAAAGATCATCGCATCATTTTATTCAAACTGGAACCATGCTGTTTTCAAACAATATCTAACAGATTTTAAATTGCCAGAACGAAAAAAAATCGGTAACTTATCAAAAGGAATGAAAATCAAATTCTCCTTAGCAGCTGCACTTGCACATGAACCTGATTTATTAATAATGGATGAACCTACCTCTGGGCTAGATCCAGTGTTTAGAAGGAGAGTATTATCGATATTAAGTGATTATATCCAAGATGGAAATCGATCTGTTCTTTTTTCAACTCATATAAGTACAGATTTAGAACGAATAGCAGATTACATTGTTTATATAAGTAACGGACAATTAATATTTAGTGGTAGTAAAGAGGAGCTGTTAGATGAATATTTTATATTAAAAGGGCCTGTTGCATCCCAACCAATGAAAAAACATTTAATAGGTTTACAGCAATCACCTCTAGGATTCGAAGGTTTAATTTCAAAAAACATCTATTCTGAAAACTCATTTGATAGTCAAGTTGTTGTAGAGAAACCTACATTAGATGATATTTTGGTTTATACACAGGGGGATTGTTAA